From the genome of Natrinema marinum:
ATGACCGAGTACGACTACGAGGACCTCGGACTCGTCGCCGGGCTGGAGATCCACCAGCAACTCGACACGGCGACGAAGCTGTTCTGCCAGTGTCCGACCGAGCTTCGCGAGCCCGAGGAGTCGGTGCGTTCGTTCACCCGGTACCTCCACCCGACCCGGAGCGAACTGGGCGAACTCGACGATGCCGCCGTCGAGGAGAGCATGGTCGAGCGGGAGTTCGAGTACCTCGCCTACGACACGACCTGTCTCGTCGAGGAAGACGACGAGCCGCCCCACGAACTCGACGGCGAGGCCCTCGAGACGGCCCTCGAGGTCGCCCAGCTGATGGACATGAGCCCCGTCGATCAGGCCCACGTGATGCGCAAGATCGTCGTCGACGGCTCGAACACGACGGGCTTCCAGCGCTCGTCGCTGATCGCCACCGACGGCGAGATTGAGACGAGCGACGGCCCGGTCGGGATCGAGGATCTGCTCTTGGAGGAGGAGAGCGCCCAGCGCGTCGCGGAGACCGACGCCGGAGTACGCTACAGCCTCGATCGACTGGGGATTCCGCTGGTCGAGATCGGCACCAGTCCCGACATCTCGACGCCCGAACAGGCGCTCGAGGCGGCCGAGCGCATCGGGATGCTCCTGCGCTCGACGGGCAAGGTCAAGCGCGGTCTGGGGACGATTCGCCAGGACGTCAACGTCTCCATCGCGGAGGGCGCGCGCGTCGAGATCAAGGGCGTCCAGAGCTTAGACGACATCGACGACATCGTCCGCAACGAGGTGGCCCGGCAGGTCGCGCTGGTCGAGATCCGGGACGAACTCGCCGAGCGCGAGGCCTCGGTCGGCGACGTACAGGACGTGACCGGCGTCTTCGAAGGCACCGACAGCGGCGTCATCGGCGGAGCGCTCAGTTCCGGCGGCTCCGTGATGGCCGTTCCGCTGTACGGTTTCGACGGGCTCGTGGGCCGGGAGATCGCCCCTGACCGACGGCTCGGGACCGAGTTTTCGGATCACGCGAAGCGCCACGGTGCGGGCGGGATCTTCCACACCGACGAACTGCCGGCCTACGGGGTCACGGAGGACGAAGTCGCGGCGCTTCGGGACGCAGTCGGGGCGGGGTCCGAAGACGCCGTCGCCATCGTCGCCGCCGATACCGAGGTCGCCGAGACGGCGATCGACGCCGTGGCCGAGCGCGCGGGAACCGCGCTCGAGGGCGTCCCCGAGGAGACCCGCGGCGCGAACGACGACGGGACGACCCGATACCTGCGACCGCTGCCCGGCGCGGCGCGGATGTACCCCGAGACCGACGTGCCGCCGGTCGAGCCGGACCCGAGCGAGGTGCCGGAACCCGAACTGCTGACCGAGAAGGTCGAGCGCTATCAGGACGAACACGGTCTCGGCGAGGGGCTGGCCGAGCAGGTCGCCTACGGCGAGTACATGCCGCTGTTCGAGGACGTGGTCGCGGAGGGTATCGATCCGACGCTCGCGGCGTCGACCCTCGAGTCGACGCTGACCGAACTCCGACGCGACGACGTGCCGGTCGAGAACCTGACCCGTACGCACCTCGAGGACGTCTTCGCGATGGCCGAGGACGGCGACCTCCCCAACGAGGGCGTACCGGACTTGCTGACGGCGCTGGCCGCGGACCCAGGCCGGTCGGCCGAGGAAGCCGCCGAGGCGGAAGGACTCGGTGGCGCCGACGAAGCGGCGGTCCGCGAGGCCGTCGTCGAGGTCGTCGAGCGAAACGAAGCACAGGTCGCAGACGAGGGCATGCAGGCCTTCTCGGGGCTCATGGGCGAGTGCATGGGCGCGCTACGCGGGAAAGCCGACGGCGACCTCGTGAGCGAACTCCTGCGCGAGGAGATTCAGAAACGTACCTGAACGCCGCGGCTCGAGCGTCGCCTCGATCCAGGCTGATCACTGCCTTCGATCATCGGTCGTGGTTCGAACCACCCGAAGGCGGTTTGGGTTCCGTGAGAGACTGTCACCCTCATTGGATGGATGTCGATATCTGCGCCGTCGAAAACCTTTATCACCACAAACGTTGGCCCATTACGTGACCAATGACTGAGACGCTCGATACCGAAACAGCGACGCTTACAGCGGTCTGTCACGTGCGCGCACCGCTGTTGTTAGAGCCCGTCGACCAGCAGATCGAGACCCTGCAGGCCTGCGAGGACGAGGGCGCGGTCGACGACCTGTTGTTGCGGAGTTGGCCAAAGGAGGTTGCGCTCTCAGACGAGAGCCCCTACCAAGAGGTCATCGACCAGTACGAACGATTCGCGGCGTGGGCCGACGAGCGCGGCGTGAGCGTCCGTCCGCCGTTCCGCGAGCGCTCGACCACGTCGCAGGTGACCGGGACGACGCGAGAGCGACTCGTGACGCCGCTGCTGTGTCTCGAGCTCTACGCCGACGACGAGTTGCTCGGCGTCTTCCCCCACTCGAACGAGGCGACCGACGAGACGTACACGACCGACGACGCGATCGCCACGCTGCGGACGGGCGAGGTGCCGATCCCGCTCGGTTCGGTCGAGGAGACCGACGTCGACGAGCCGTCGACGCCCAACACCTGTCCGGACTGCGGTGGCGCGCTGATCGACGGTCAGGGGCTCTTCGCGTGCAGCGACTGTGGGTGGCTCGGGACCGTCACCGGGTCCGGCCGATACGAGTCCCGACCGGAGACGGCGGTCGACGAGCCCGAAGCGTCGCAACCGAACCCTCAGTAACCCCACCCCCTGGGCCGACACCCCCTGGGCCGAACACACGATTCGTTCTCCGCCGATCGAGGCGTTACTCCGTGGCGAAGCTTCCGCCGTACGTCGCGTCGACGCTGATCGTCGAGCCGTCGCCATCGAACGCCAGCGTATCGGCGTCAGCGTCCGCTCCGAGCGAGGACTCGAGGCGGGTGCGATCGACCAGATCCGCGCTGCTGTAGGTGACGACGGCGTTCGCCGTCGCGGTACCCCCCGAGACGCCGAGCTGCTGGTGGACGCCGCGTGCGCCCTCGAACGCGCCGAAGTCGAACTGGAGCCCGTCGCTGTCGCTCGCCTGCTCGCTCGAGAGAGTCTCCGACGCGAACTGGTCACTGGCGGTGTATAGACAGCAGGCGATGCCGCCGTTCTCGCCGGCGCGAAGGAGCCGCTCGAAGCCGTCGTCGGTCTCGTGTTTGGGCTGTCGGTCGCCAGTAGCCGTCGCGACCGTGCGCTCTACCGCACCGAGCGGGTCGAACGTCGAATCGCTGCCGTTGGGATACGAGTAGGCGACCACGTCGTCCGCGACGCCGACGACCTGGTCGCTGCCGCCGGCAGCGTAAACCGCGTACGCGTCCCCTTCGGACTCGAGGGTGTAGCCCTCGCTCTCGAGGTCGCTTGCGAGCGCATCGCGGTCGTAGGAACCGACGAGGGCGTAGACGCCGTCGGCGTAGACGAACTGCTCCTCTCCGTTCGCCGTCACGTTGTTGCTGGTGTATGCCTCGAACGCGGCCGAGGAGCCGAGCAATTGGAGGCCGAACGCGGCCAGCAACGCGACGACGACGGGGTTGCCAACGAGCGGGTCAGTTGGCTCCTGACCCGACTCGGCCCCCTCGTCTTGTAACAGCGTGTTCATCGTTTCGACATCGATCGCGCCGTAGAAGTACGACGAGCGCTCGGTCGCCGGCAGCATCGAGGCGTACGACGGGAGTTCACCATCGAGCGAATCGCTCGGGCTGTTCGAATCGTCCCCGTCGCCAGGTTCGGTTTCGTCTGACGAGTTCGAACAACCCGCCAGGAAGGCCATTCCTGCACCCAGCATTCCCAGCGCTTTTCGTCGTCGAAGGTCGGTCATCCCGTGTTGCTGGTGACTACGGCTATATTACCATGATGGCCGTCGTGATAGCGGCCGGACAGGCGATGCACCCGTGGACCCAGTAGGAACCGCGAGAGTGACACCGAAGCGACTGGCGGCCGTCACTTCTCGGCCGGCCGTTCGGTCGCCCGCCGGAGTAGCCCCAACAGCGTGTTCGCCTCGCGTTCGGTCAGGTCGGCCCGGCCGAACACCCGGCGGAGCATCCGCATCGTCTTCTCTCGCTTCTCTTCGGGATGGTTGATCTCCGCGAGGAGGTCGGCCCACTGGTCGTAGAGCCGGTCGATCGTCGGTTCGTCGGCGCGTACCCGCTCGAGGTCGGGCAACTGCGTCTCGTCGCCGAGGGCGAGCTCGCGGAGCTCGTAGAGGGTGACGGTGGCTGCCTGCCCGAGGTTGAGGACGGGGTACTCTGCGTTGGCCGGGATCGAACAGATCTCGTCGATTCGGGCGAGTTCCTCGTTCGTCAGCCCCACGCGCTCGCGGCCGAAGACGAGCGCGGTCGGGGCCTCGACGGTCGGCAACCGGTCGGCGAGGTCTGCGGGTGTCGAGTACGGAAAGCGCATGTGGCTGCGGTCGTCCTCGTTCGTCACCGCCGTACAGCCGATCGTGTGGTAGCTCTCGACGAGGTGGTCGAACGCGATCTCGTCGGCGTTCGGGAGCACGTCCTCTCGAGCGTGCCCCGCGTATCCGTACGCCTCGCCGTCGGGATCGAGTTCTGGGGGATCGACGAGCAGCAAGTCGTCGAATCCGAAGTTCTTCATCGCACGCGCGATGGTCCCGACGTTGCCCGGTGACTGTGCGTCGACGACGGCGACGGCCGGCGGCGTTCGCCTGCTATCGCGTTCGGGACCGGATGGCTCGTCGGCGGTATCGGAACCGTCGGTCATCGGTACTCGCGGCAGGCGACTCCAGAGAGCGAAGGAACGGTGTCGGGACGTTCGGTTCCGAGGGCGACGGGAACGGACCCGCGGGAGGCTGCGACAGGTGAGGTCATAGCGGGAGTTCCGAACGGGAACACAAAAAGAAGTCCGGTCGTCGACCCGATGTTCCGTTTCAGCCTCGTTCCATCCTCATCTCGTTCTCATTCTCTGTTCTTCTTGTTCCGTTCCTTCCTAGCTAGAACTAGAAGTCTAGAACGAAAGACAGTCGAATCTGGGCACGACTGGCATCTCGTGCCTATCTATTCGATGTGGACCGGCTGAGAGAGGGGGACACACCCCCCTCGCGTTTGTAAGGCCGATTATGGGTGGAGGGTCTGTTCGGGAACACACCTGTGTCGCGGATGAAAATAGTCGGGGCAACAGGCGTTTGTGACGGGATATCAGCCGATCGGCCTCACCCACCACCCTTCATTTTCCGTTACAAACGCGAGGGGGGTGTGTGTCCTCCGCCGGATGGGGCCGCCGAATCGGGTTCCGTTCGGAGTTTCCGAACGTTCTCGGCGATTTCCGTGGTCGAAGAAACCCAAACCATCCGCAACGCGTCGCGCCTCAGAATCGACGATGGCGCTTTCGTCCCGGATCGAAACGGAAGACACTTACATCCGCGAAGGGGGTGTCCGTCTCGAGTCCCACCGGTCGGCAGTTAGAAGCGCGAGGGCAGCGGGAAAAGCTTTCTTTCGCGACGTTGCCGTCGTCCCGTATTCGAGGCGCTCTGACGGCGTATTTACATCCGCGATCGATCTCCACAGCTTTATTTCAGTTCGGTCGGAAGGGGCGGGGTACCGCAATGTCCGCCAACGACGATCGAGACCCGCTCTTTCGGTACGACGATCCGGTCTTCGCCGACGAGCGCCTGCTCGAGATCACGCACCTGCCCGGTCCGGATCGGATCGTCGGTCGCGACGAGCAGATGCAACGGGTTGCGGACGCCCTGAACCCCGCGATCTTCGGGAGCGAGCCCAACCACCTGTTCATCTTCGGCAAGACCGGTACCGGCAAATCGCTCATCTCGCGGTCGGTCACGCAGCGTGTGATCACCGAAGCCAGACACGACGACGTCACCGTCAAGTATGCGTTCATCGACTGCGGCGAGCAGAACACGGAGGCGTCGATCGTCAAGACGATCGCCCAGATCGTCAACGAACCCGACGCGAGCGGCGTCACCGTCCCCGACCGTGGCCTCGGCACCGGCGACTACTACAAGCGCCTCTGGCAGGCCATCGACCACTGCACCGATGTCACCATCGTCATCTTAGACGAGATCGACATGCTCGAGGACGACGAGGTCCTCCGGAAACTGTCGCGGGCGGGCGAGAACCGCCGCATCTCGGACTCGAGCATCGGCATCATCGGCATCTCGAACAAGATCGACTTTCCGGACCACCTCTCGGAACGCGTCAAGTCGAGCCTCTCGCGGGACGAACTCGTCTTCTCGCCGTACGACGCGAACCAACTCGTCGAGATCTTGGAGAAACGGCGCGACGCCTTCCACGACGGGGTGCTCTCCGACGACGTGATTCCGCTGACGGCCGCCCTCGCAGCGCAGGAACACGGCGACGCGCGCAAGGCGATCGACATCCTCCGGAACGCCGGTCGAATCGCGAAGAAACGAAACGACACGCGGGTCACCGCCGACCACGTCCGCGACGCCAAGGAGAAGACCGAGGCCGACCGGTTCAATGAACTGATCGAGGGCTCGCCACAGCAGGCCAAGGCGATCCTCTACTCGCTGACGCTGCTGACCGAGAACAGCTCGGAGAAGGAGTTCCCGACGAAGATCATCTACAACCAGTACAAGGAGGTCGCCCGCCAACTCGATTTCGACGTGCTCTCGGAACGCCGCGTCCAGGAGATCCTCCAGGAGCAGAACTTCCTCAACGTGATCCAGTCCGAGCGCGAGGGGCGGGGACGCGGCCGCGGCGCGCACGCCAAACACCGCCTGCTCGAGAACCCCTCGATCGTCAAGAAGGTGCTCCTGCGGGATTCGCGGCTGGCGGTGCTCGAGG
Proteins encoded in this window:
- a CDS encoding Cdc6/Cdc18 family protein: MSANDDRDPLFRYDDPVFADERLLEITHLPGPDRIVGRDEQMQRVADALNPAIFGSEPNHLFIFGKTGTGKSLISRSVTQRVITEARHDDVTVKYAFIDCGEQNTEASIVKTIAQIVNEPDASGVTVPDRGLGTGDYYKRLWQAIDHCTDVTIVILDEIDMLEDDEVLRKLSRAGENRRISDSSIGIIGISNKIDFPDHLSERVKSSLSRDELVFSPYDANQLVEILEKRRDAFHDGVLSDDVIPLTAALAAQEHGDARKAIDILRNAGRIAKKRNDTRVTADHVRDAKEKTEADRFNELIEGSPQQAKAILYSLTLLTENSSEKEFPTKIIYNQYKEVARQLDFDVLSERRVQEILQEQNFLNVIQSEREGRGRGRGAHAKHRLLENPSIVKKVLLRDSRLAVLEDDE
- a CDS encoding RNA methyltransferase, giving the protein MTDGSDTADEPSGPERDSRRTPPAVAVVDAQSPGNVGTIARAMKNFGFDDLLLVDPPELDPDGEAYGYAGHAREDVLPNADEIAFDHLVESYHTIGCTAVTNEDDRSHMRFPYSTPADLADRLPTVEAPTALVFGRERVGLTNEELARIDEICSIPANAEYPVLNLGQAATVTLYELRELALGDETQLPDLERVRADEPTIDRLYDQWADLLAEINHPEEKREKTMRMLRRVFGRADLTEREANTLLGLLRRATERPAEK
- the gatE gene encoding Glu-tRNA(Gln) amidotransferase subunit GatE is translated as MTEYDYEDLGLVAGLEIHQQLDTATKLFCQCPTELREPEESVRSFTRYLHPTRSELGELDDAAVEESMVEREFEYLAYDTTCLVEEDDEPPHELDGEALETALEVAQLMDMSPVDQAHVMRKIVVDGSNTTGFQRSSLIATDGEIETSDGPVGIEDLLLEEESAQRVAETDAGVRYSLDRLGIPLVEIGTSPDISTPEQALEAAERIGMLLRSTGKVKRGLGTIRQDVNVSIAEGARVEIKGVQSLDDIDDIVRNEVARQVALVEIRDELAEREASVGDVQDVTGVFEGTDSGVIGGALSSGGSVMAVPLYGFDGLVGREIAPDRRLGTEFSDHAKRHGAGGIFHTDELPAYGVTEDEVAALRDAVGAGSEDAVAIVAADTEVAETAIDAVAERAGTALEGVPEETRGANDDGTTRYLRPLPGAARMYPETDVPPVEPDPSEVPEPELLTEKVERYQDEHGLGEGLAEQVAYGEYMPLFEDVVAEGIDPTLAASTLESTLTELRRDDVPVENLTRTHLEDVFAMAEDGDLPNEGVPDLLTALAADPGRSAEEAAEAEGLGGADEAAVREAVVEVVERNEAQVADEGMQAFSGLMGECMGALRGKADGDLVSELLREEIQKRT
- a CDS encoding HTH domain-containing protein, with translation MTETLDTETATLTAVCHVRAPLLLEPVDQQIETLQACEDEGAVDDLLLRSWPKEVALSDESPYQEVIDQYERFAAWADERGVSVRPPFRERSTTSQVTGTTRERLVTPLLCLELYADDELLGVFPHSNEATDETYTTDDAIATLRTGEVPIPLGSVEETDVDEPSTPNTCPDCGGALIDGQGLFACSDCGWLGTVTGSGRYESRPETAVDEPEASQPNPQ